A genomic stretch from Penicillium digitatum chromosome 4, complete sequence includes:
- a CDS encoding inositol 2-dehydrogenase: protein MIRRALTAASSARASPTSTVSSASACKLQLTRPSWHHSPSTTRRFTTTPFPAFTASPPAQDPSPFRLSATKTGPPPPLSFEDVYYSPYQPKRQWPPDMSKLSPKHQFRLERKYRRRAALKYARPKFMKAVTLGQWVVIGFVIVYSVLFMEWDTDDTAFHAIRENFFAGLRAIFSSAPPPGLRREQKDTRASEES from the exons ATGATTCGACGCGCCCTAACCGCCGCCTCATCAGCGCGCGCATCACCTACAAGCACAGTATCAAGCGCCTCAGCCTGCAAGCTCCAACTGACCCGCCCATCATGGCATCAT AGCCCGAGCACCACTCGTCGGTTCACTACAACCCCATTCCCAGCGTTCACAGCATCACCACCCGCCCAAGACCCCTCACCCTTCCGCCTCTCCGCAACCAAAAccggcccccccccaccGCTCTCCTTCGAAGATGTCTATTACAGTCCTTACCAGCCAAAGCGCCAATGGCCACCGGATATGTCCAAGCTGTCGCCGAAACACCAGTTCCGACTTGAGCGCAAATACCGTCGTCGCGCGGCGCTGAAGTATGCCCGGCCGAAATTTATGAAGGCTGTTACGCTGGGACAATGGGTTGTTATTGGAT TTGTCATTGTCTATTCAGTGCTCTTCATGGAGTGGGATACGGATGATACTGCGTTCCATGCG ATTCGGGAGAACTTCTTTGCTGGTCTCCGGGCTATATTCTCCAGCGCACCGCCTCCGGGTCTGAGAAGGGAACAGAAGGACACTAGGGCGTCTGAGGAGAGCTAG
- a CDS encoding Protein YdcF, producing the protein MNATPSMVADINLLSEFLADNQLPDLSTTSPVDCIVICASAVLHGTEILFQTLEQKPSLAKALVLCGGIGHSTELLYKAVKSHPIFSRIADEIQGLPEAKVLEQILDQFFDRSLITKEGCQILLEPLSTNCGQNASFSRKVLDEAGFQATSYIIIQDPTMMLRTKASSEKAYECVQPAVSIMSCPVFVPRVQLSRNGVMEYLGTSPPSELWSQSRFLDLIMGEIPRLRDDNNGYGPQGRDFIAHVDLPSHIEAAWSRLQVVAKSYRQI; encoded by the coding sequence ATGAACGCAACCCCCTCTATGGTTGCGGATATCAACCTCCTCTCTGAATTTCTCGCCGATAATCAACTACCCGATCTCTCCACCACATCCCCAGTCGACTGCATTGTCATTTGCGCCTCAGCCGTTCTTCACGGTACCGAGATCCTTTTCCAAACCCTTGAGCAAAAGCCATCTCTTGCCAAAGCTCTCGTACTGTGCGGCGGCATCGGACACTCGACCGAGCTCCTTTATAAGGCAGTGAAATCTCATCCAATCTTTTCGCGCATCGCCGATGAAATCCAAGGTCTCCCTGAAGCCAAAGTTCTCGAACAAATCTTAGATCAATTCTTCGATCGGTCTCTCATCACCAAAGAAGGATGTCAAATTCTTCTTGAGCCGCTCTCTACGAATTGTGGACAGAATGCTTCATTCTCTCGCAAGGTCCTCGATGAAGCAGGCTTCCAGGCAACCAGTTATATTATCATTCAGGACCCAACAATGATGCTCAGGACTAAGGCATCGTCTGAGAAGGCTTACGAATGTGTCCAGCCCGCAGTCTCTATAATGAGTTGCCCTGTATTTGTGCCACGGGTACAGCTGTCCCGTAATGGAGTTATGGAGTACTTAGGCACATCTCCACCGTCAGAGCTGTGGTCACAAAGTCGGTTTCTGGATCTGATAATGGGCGAGATACCAAGGTTGAGGGATGATAACAATGGGTATGGTCCCCAGGGGCGTGATTTCATTGCCCATGTGGATCTTCCAAGTCATATTGAGGCAGCTTGGTCTCGACTTCAAGTGGTGGCTAAGAGCTATAGACAGATATGA
- a CDS encoding Diaphanous GTPase-binding codes for MTIPCWSKRVAMAASTSGPQIFDDANRSPTKQSIFRAIISSKTHKRNQSADDALASRPLQRSRPTEIIPIPFTEEPGSVSGYRPLSEIAPNRDAGDHGMVSPKIGSKESKGVLHKKTKSAVSLKSLRIYMERKDSKSEETPEQSGDLSPKKAKSSNSLSAILKRSQRGRKDGSKQSRDKENCSPTDLIDNMPSPVWSQDSASVYKEPTGRSRSNSTADLKRTVTEEVSLYTPKGYGPSQQRNFYDFHQPSLTKLNESKPRPKSEILTGNRKMKDIFGLQRASSGESDPDGRVDNASFKSRGSSSPRKTSPPTMGKEEPKRLSRVQAAISVFNAKERDAELHKHLNSKDLESEFEKLLDARNIPHNMRDKMRSLDTNIKADFIQKDRTESITPPSAGTGDSRRGRGKESKEDSHPQDRKGSRSRSRSRGFNFTKGPSSPGKKLRRDSEASSRRPKSVDLSQPVGFYTTLSANASAASLADAAAVDTAADPSDFVHYLREIQKPEMVEVGKMHKLRLLLRNETVQWVNDFITEGGMDEIVQLLYRIMKMTWREDHEDTLLHEALLCLKALCTTSVALAHLGSIENELFPALLHMLFDEEKKGPSEFTTRGIIANLLFTQLSTAPAGELATTCARQILSYLRDPAPPVDNQPVAFIANIYQSRPYRVWCKEITNVTKEVFWIFLHHLNVIPLPKSEDLFGEKTPADTRPYNERHFPAPRPPVPAAPYVGGVEWDATNYLAAHLDLVNGLIAVLPTPDERNQLRDELRASGFEKVMGGSLRTCKEKFYSSVHDCLRTWVAAAADDGWPYTLVREGPPRAAEHGSPTKSPKKSAPGSPRKGLVDERPPRLELALDFSYNRPAGGPTTPSSDLRSWL; via the exons ATGACG ATCCC TTGCTGGTCAAAGAGGGTAGCAATGGCTGCGAGTACCTCTGGTCCCCAAATATTTGACGATGCGAACCGATCTCCCACCAAACAGTCCATCTTCCGGGCCATAATCTCGTCCAAAACTCACAAACGAAATCAATCAGCCGACGATGCCCTGGCCTCGCGGCCTCTGCAGAGAAGTAGACCTACCGAGATCATCCCTATCCCATTTACTGAGGAGCCCGGTTCCGTTTCCGGCTACCGCCCGCTCAGTGAGATTGCTCCCAATCGCGATGCGGGCGACCACGGAATGGTCTCGCCAAAGATAGGCAGCAAAGAAAGTAAAGGAGTCCTCCATAAAAAGACCAAGAGCGCGGTTTCATTGAAGTCCCTGAGAATTTACATGGAGCGGAAGGACAGTAAATCGGAGGAGACACCCGAGCAGAGTGGGGATCTGTCGCCCAAAAAGGCGAAATCATCCAATAGCCTCTCGGCCATCCTCAAAAGGTCCCAACGAGGAAGGAAGGATGGCTCGAAGCAGAGCCGCGACAAGGAAAACTGCAGCCCAACCGACCTGATTGATAATATGCCGTCCCCAGTCTGGTCACAGGACTCGGCCTCGGTTTACAAAGAGCCTACTGGTCGATCGAGGTCTAACTCGACCGCCGACTTGAAGCGAACTGTGACGGAAGAAGTCTCTCTCTATACACCCAAGGGGTACGGGCCAAGCCAGCAACGCAACTTCTATGATTTCCACCAACCCTCCCTCACCAAGTTGAATGAGTCCAAGCCTCGCCCCAAGTCGGAAATTTTGACGGGAAATCGCAAAATGAAGGATATTTTTGGATTGCAGCGCGCATCTTCGGGAGAAAGTGACCCTGATGGGCGAGTTGATAATGCCTCGTTCAAAAGCAGAGGATCATCAAGTCCACGAAAAACATCCCCGCCTACCATGGGAAAAGAGGAACCAAAGCGGCTTTCTCGTGTACAGGCTGCTATTTCGGTATTTAATGCAAAGGAGCGAGATGCTGAATTGCATAAACATCTGAACTCCAAGGATCTCGAAAGCGAGTTCGAAAAGCTGCTG GATGCGAGGAATATCCCTCACAACATGAGAGATAAGATGCGCTCACTTGATACTAACATTAAGGCAGATTTTATCCAGAAAGATCGGACGGAGAGCATCACTCCTCCCAGCGCGGGAACTGGTGATAGCCGTCGAGGACGCGGCAAAGAATCCAAGGAAGACTCCCATCCTCAGGATCGTAAAGGCTCTCGATCGCGATCCAGGAGTCGCGGGTTCAACTTCACTAAAGGCCCCTCGTCGCCTGGCAAAAAGTTGCGGCGTGATAGTGAAGCATCAAGCCGTCGTCCAAAGTCCGTGGATCTTTCCCAGCCTGTTGGTTTTTACACCACCCTCTCAGCCAATGCTTCAGCAGCATCACTTGCTGATGCGGCCGCTGTCGATACCGCGGCGGATCCCTCCGATTTTGTGCATTACCTGAGAGAGATACAAAAGCCCGAGATGGTTGAGGTGGGAAAGATGCACAAACTGCGTCTTCTCCTGCGTAATGAAACCGTCCAATGGGTCAATGATTTTATCACTGAAGGAGGAATGGACGAGATTGTGCAGCTTCTCTACCGTATTATGAAGATGACCTGGCG TGAGGACCACGAGGACACCCTTTTGCACGAGGCATTGCTCTGTCTAAAGGCTCTATGCACTACATCTGTGGCCCTGGCACACCTCGGTTCCATCGAGAATGAGCTTTTTCCCGCTCTGCTGCATATGCTCTTTGACGAGGAAAAGAAGGGCCCCAGTGAGTTCACCACTAGGGGGATCATCGCAAACCTGCTATTCACACAGCTCTCCACCGCTCCTGCTGGTGAACTGGCAACCACGTGCGCCAGACAGATCCTTTCTTATCTAAGGGATCCTGCGCCACCGGTGGACAACCAACCCGTGGCCTTCATTGCCAATATTTACCAATCAAGACCCTACAGAGTGTGGTGCAAGGAGATCACAAACGTGACAAAGGAGGTCTTCTGGATCTTCCTCCATCACCTGAATGTGATTCCCCTCCCTAAGTCAGAGGACCTTTTCGGCGAAAAGACCCCAGCAGACACTCGTCCTTACAACGAGCGTCACTTCCCagctcctcgtcctcctgTTCCGGCTGCCCCGTACGTTGGAGGCGTTGAATGGGATGCGACCAACTATCTTGCGGCACATCTCGATCTTGTGAATGGCCTGATTGCCGTGCTGCCCACCCCTGATGAGCGAAACCAACTTCGTGATGAGCTCCGTGCCTCCGGCTTTGAAAAGGTCATGGGTGGTAGTCTGCGTACTTGCAAGGAGAAGTTCTATTCTTCTGTGCATGATTGCCTGCGAACCTGGGTCGCAGCAGCGGCCGATGATGGCTGGCCCTATACTTTGGTACGCGAAGGCCCGCCCCGAGCAGCCGAGCACGGCTCGCCCACCAAATCCCCTAAGAAGTCCGCGCCTGGTAGCCCTAGAAAGGGCCTTGTCGATGAGCGCCCGCCTAGGCTGGAGCTTGCTCTGGACTTCTCGTACAACCGTCCAGCTGGCGGTCCAACTACCCCGTCGAGTGACCTACGCAGCTGGCTTTAA